A genome region from Rhizobium favelukesii includes the following:
- the ppk2 gene encoding polyphosphate kinase 2, which yields MTKMHALDLEAPAEEKTKKDKSWNYDKEIKKLQVELAHLQAWVKKSGARIVIVFEGRDAAGKGGMIKRITEKVSPRVFRVIALPAPTDREKSQMYMQRYLAHMPAAGEIVIFDRSWYNRPGVDRVMGFCSEKKAQRFLELAPRFEAAIVESGIVLLKYFLTVSEEEQERRFKRRIEDPLRQWKLSPMDVESYRKWWDYTRAYDEMLRKTNHQQAPWWLVPSDDKERARINCISHILKSIPYERVKFREPDLGKRQKRPDDYVEDQSHRNVVPDLTH from the coding sequence ATGACCAAAATGCACGCCCTAGACCTTGAAGCCCCCGCGGAAGAGAAAACGAAGAAAGACAAGTCGTGGAACTACGACAAGGAGATAAAGAAGCTTCAGGTGGAGTTGGCGCACCTGCAGGCCTGGGTGAAGAAATCGGGGGCAAGGATCGTGATCGTCTTCGAGGGGCGCGACGCCGCCGGCAAAGGCGGGATGATCAAACGAATTACCGAGAAAGTGAGCCCGCGTGTGTTTCGTGTGATTGCTCTGCCCGCGCCGACCGACCGTGAAAAGTCGCAGATGTACATGCAGCGCTACCTTGCCCACATGCCAGCGGCCGGGGAAATCGTCATCTTCGATCGCAGTTGGTACAATCGTCCAGGCGTCGACCGTGTCATGGGGTTCTGCAGCGAAAAGAAAGCCCAGAGGTTTCTCGAACTTGCTCCTCGATTTGAGGCGGCAATCGTTGAAAGCGGTATTGTCCTATTGAAGTATTTTCTCACTGTCAGCGAGGAAGAACAGGAGCGTCGCTTCAAGCGGCGGATCGAAGACCCGCTGCGGCAGTGGAAATTGAGCCCGATGGATGTCGAATCCTACCGCAAATGGTGGGACTACACCCGTGCCTATGACGAGATGCTGCGCAAGACCAACCATCAGCAGGCGCCTTGGTGGCTCGTTCCGTCGGACGACAAAGAGCGCGCCCGTATCAACTGCATTTCGCACATACTCAAATCGATCCCCTACGAGCGAGTTAAATTTCGCGAACCCGATCTCGGCAAGCGCCAGAAGCGGCCGGACGACTATGTCGAAGATCAAAGCCACAGGAACGTTGTGCCCGATCTGACACACTAG